gtttttctgaaactccaTCGTGCCTTACAGCATAATTCCATCACATTCAAAGAGTGTAACttggttcagccatttcccagttaatGGGCATCATCTCATTCTTTGCCATCTCAGAAAGaacagctaaaaatattttcattcatatagaggcttttcctttttttttgacctCTTATAGACTTAGTAGTTGTACTGTTGAGTCAGAGGGTATATCTAGTTTTCTAGCTTTGGGGTCATAATTTCAAATGACTCTCTAAAATGGCTAGACTAGTTCGGAGCtctgatttgttatttttcttttctggcaTCTTAGTCAATTGGATGCCTACAAGGTTGTGCCTCTgggttgttttaatgtgcatttctctaattattagtgatatagaacattttaaaaatatgacttgatagctttgatttattcttcaGAAAACTGCCTTGTTTTTATGCCTTGATCAtttttatcagttggggaaatgaggctttttttttttaataaattaggcTCAGTTCCCTTATATATTTGTAATGAGACCTTTAAAAATTTGCTGTAGTTTCCCCTTACATTCTTCTTTTCATGTTGGTTGCATTGGGTTTGTCtgttcaaaaccttttaaattatatatgatCAGGATCAGTCATTTTACTGCAGAAATgcttatgtaatcaaaatgagcCATTTTCCCTCCAATGGATCTTTCTATCTCATTAGGTCATGAAAtctttttccatagatctgacaggtagtTCCTTCCATGACTCCCCTAATTTTTGTATATCACTCTTTCTGTCTTAAGTCATGTACCCATTGTAGGTTTGTTTTGGTATACAGTATAGACTACTagactattttccagttttcctcccAAATTTTGTCAAGTAGTAGTGAGTTCTTGTCGCAGTCTTCGCCACTGGGCTGCTGTGCTCATTTGATTCTGTGTGCTatgtacctaatctgttccattgaccAAGcactctgattttctttggtaCTTATCCAGTATGTAATTGTTTTGAGaattaccactttgtaatatagtttgaagtctggtactgttaggcctccttccttcacatctttttttcgattcctttgatattcttaagCTTTTATTCCTCTTaatgaatattgttattattttttagctttataaaattgttctttggtaatttgattgttatggcactgaacaagcaaattaatttagataataatgtcatttttattatattggtttggccCACTCACGAGCAATgaacatttctccaattatttagatctgtctttGTGTGAAGAGGGTCTTGTAATTGGCTTCATTTGTGTGTCTTGGCAGAATCCCAAGCATTTTGTACtgtctaaagttattttaaatggaatttctcactcttttttttttccttcttgctgggttttgttggcagTATAGAGAAATGCTTATGATTTGTGTggacttattttattttctgcaacTTTGTTAATTGTTTTGACTAATTGATTCTTTAGGGTTTTCTAAGGGTACCATTATATAATCTACAGatagtgatagttttgtttcctcattgcctattctggtttgttcagtttatttttcttgtcttattgctattctagtacaatattgaatagcaGTGGTAATAATGGAAACCCCTGCTTTatccttgatcttattggaaaggcatCCAGCTTATCTTCATTTCAAATAATACCTGCTTTTAGGTTTAAGTTAAATACTAggtatcattttaagaaaagttccatttattactgtgctttctagtttttaataggaatgggtattgtattttggtAAAagtttttctgtatctgttgaaataatatatgatttttgttagttttgttattgatggCCATTTatgtgtataattattctaaaatggaatcagtcccgaattcctggtataaatctaacCTGATCATAGTATGTGCATGATTTCATcatatatttttatctcattgataatatattatttaattttttgcatcaatgttcattaggaaAATTGGTCTATTGTTTCTGTTTTGGCTATCTCGgtggtttaggtatcaaaatcATATTTATATTGTAGAGGGAATTTGGTAGTGCCCCTTCTTTAcctatatttccttcatttgtttgttccttcctttttaaaaaaataataaatccttatcttccgtcttgtaacggtccaaggcagaagagcagtaagggctaggcaatggggttaagtgacttgcccagggtcacatagctaggaagtgtctgaggtcagatttgaacacagtacCACCCATccctatctctcaatccactgagtcacccagcttccccctgagtattggttctaaggcagaagagcagtaaaggtgacttgcccagggtcacacatctgggaaatgtctgaggccatatttaaacccagatgtcttgtctccaggcctgcctctgtccactgagccacttagcttcccccttTACCTTTATTTCCCAGAAGAGTTGATATGattttggaattaattgttctttaaatgcttgatagaatttacttgtaaatctATCTGAGCTTGCATTTTTTCCCCCATGGGAAGCTCATTGGTagcttgttcaattcctttttctaagaTTAGGGTTACCTAaattttatatttcctcttttgtttatcAAACAATTTATGTTTCTATAAATAGTCACCCATTTCATTTAGTTGTCAGTCTAtacttgggcaaaatagttccttataattactttcattttgtcttcattgGTTGTACATTTCATCAatggtttcctttctttttttaatcaaattagccaaattttttttttgttaaaaaacaacaacaaaccaaccCAAGATCCcatagtttttttattttaaattttattaattttcccttttatatttatgatttctattttggtgtttaattggatgTTTTAATGTGTTACTTTTCTAGTTGTATGCCCTTTTTCTAAGAATTGGTAGACTCTTTACtgctgaataatttttttttaacacttacagTTTGTAAGGGGGAGAAATGTGTAAGgggtttaaaattaaagggttggactaaattatttaagagtatggtctccaggaatttaatcaattccatatgtttttttttttaacaatttatttataaaatatagaaagcgtgaaagtaagaaaatcagagagaggatagggtaagatctCTAACataacacactaagtattttgctctggcccttGGCTCAACCCAgccagggctaattagtccttcgCCAGAGGGGtctcagccttgagctgaggacctggggataaaTAAAGCAAGAGCTTCAGTcatgaagcctctctcaagaggggaggcctctcctgaggctagtcccttcagaaaatccaggaaaggagtcggcctttcactcacccagtggtagttctaagggagagatttaagaacaatctcaccaagtccaaggtctcaggtccagtaaggAGATTCTTCACCAGTCTCCAACTCAAATTtagaactccaaagaatgaagaactccctcacaggaagttgtaactccttttaaagacacttctttgcatcacttcctgtgccttcctctactttttatgtggacaaattatagtctatagttttgcttaggactgtgcAGGGGGAagttagtcgattctgattcatcacccactattgcacatgtgggtcacagacctcccccactcaagtgtaagtggggtatattagcttctggtgattaaatctaaaagtgggcaggggagagttaatcccattttcacaagttttaaaaattgtagGGCTGGTTGAGCAAGATtatattctcttcccctcccttcttgcACCATGTTTTTTGGTATATGCACCCACATTATCTGGGTCACAGAGGAGAACTTTGCCTCAGGTTCATTCCCAGTCCTTCTGGAGCATCTGCCCCCTGGTGACACAAGCCTAGGTGTTATATCCTGTGTGCTTAACAAGAAGATTCCCGGATTATGCTCTCTGTTCCTTCTTATTATCATCTTAGGGAACTTGCGTAAGATTTTCTTAGTTTTCAGCTAGTCAGTCTGAATCCAGGCATTTGCAGTAGGACAAATGCATTCACAATTCAGAATATGTCAATCAAATAAGCATATAAcaacaatagctaatatttatagagcacttactatgtgccaggcactgtgttaagggcTTTGCAATTATAATCTTAtttattcctcacaacaaccctgagaggtaggttctactatctccattttacagataaggaaacttgagacaggttaaatgacatgtccagagtcacacagctaatagaaTTTGAGATccgatttgaatttaggtcttcttgactccgggTCTTCTATCCACCGCATCACTTACCTGTCCCTAAAATACCAAGTAGTGCTGCTGTCCCATTCCTACCCCCCCCATTAAATATCTACTTTGGGACAGACACTGACCCAGgcactagggatgcaaagacCTAAATGAAAGAGTCCTTGTTCTCAGGTTCCTGGAATTGCATTCTGAGAGGAGAAACATGCTGACTGAGTCCAACACAAATTCATGGTCACCATTCGCAGGGTGGTCTACATCCCCACCCAGCAGTAATCCCTGTGTTTGTAGTTTATTTCCTACCGTATTCTTCCCAGTGACAGTTACACAGAAGCATGTACCCATAAAAGCATGTACTTAGAGTTCTTCCTTTGGTTTGTTTTGGAAGTCAAGGGCAATGCTAAGAGTAATTTCGTTGAcattttaattggagattttgctttttttgtaatCTTGATCTATTTCTTGGTTGAAATTTAAGAGGTTGTAAAGGGAGGGATTCATTGGAATGGCTTTCTCACTTGGTTTCCCTCCCTAGTGTCATATAATGGTGAAACTTTTTCCTGGTGTTCCTCCTCCCTCTGTGATGGCATTTTCTCTAGTCTGCACCATttgatcatctctctctcttgccATTGAAGAGGGGCACTAGAAGACTTTCTCATGGACCCTCCTATCTCAGGAAAGGTTTTATAGTCTGACTCACGCCTGACCTAGGACTGCTGTTTCCCCAGGCCAcccatatttccttctttctgtcaggcCGTCATGCTAAGTCACTCCATTCCTCAGAGGATTTCTCTTTCAGAGTTGTGGTGGTGTACTTGGATAAGCTTTTCActtgattctgtttatttcttctatatcattttatacaagtcttcttAGGCTTCTCAGAAAccatccctttcctttctttattttaaatacttatcTTGTGTTTTAGCatttatactgtgtattggttccaaggccgaagagtggtaaggactaggcaatggaggctaagtgacttgcccaaggtcacacagctaggaagcgtccgagatcaaatttgaacccaagtcctcctgtaggcctagctctccatctactgagccacttaactgcctctcgttatttcttctggcacaattacatttatataatatagtttGTTCAGTTGTTCTCCCAGTTTCTGTTCCCCCCTCttagttttcacctctttgctgcagtacatatgggttcttttcctcttgctTTTGGGgtcatgaagccttccctgattcccctAAGGCACAGCGATCTCTCCTCAATTTCTGAGAGTAGTTTGCCTGGACCTCTCCCGTGCCTCTGACCCATTCTACTTTGGATTCTACTTCTCTTTGTGCCATCGCTCCTCAGGAAAcaataagctctttgaggggaaGAAGCCATGTCCCTTTTTAGTGTTATCTCATTAGTGCCTGCCACAGAAGGATCAGGCCTGGGCCTCTGGTTTAGACCTCTCTTCGTGTTGCTGTCAAATCCATTTTTCTTAATCACACACCAGACTCTGGCATTCTCCTTCTAAGATCACTCCACTGGCTCCCTTAGGCCTCTGGGATCCTATCAGTTCTTCTGTTTAGATTTTAAAACCTTCCAAACCAGATGCCACCCTCTCTGTAGTCTCATGGGACATGACTCCCTCCTGCATACTTGGATCCATCCAAAATGGACATTTCACTCTTCTCCTGTTTCTGGCATATcccccccctcttccccctccctccccatggaatccctctcttccttcaagatgtaATTGAAGTACCACCTTCTTCTCAACAACTTTCCTGATTCTCACCCTCCCAGACAACGTTGTGTTTAATTTCCTGGCATTACTTCTATTTATTCaccttttatttattctgtagCTCCTTAGAGATGCCCTTGTTGTCTCTTGCATGAGAGTGTGTTCCTTGCCAACAGGGttgttttgttcattgttttCATTCCCAGGATTTGGCACATACCTCAGAGGGTCTGAATACatgcttattgattattttgagtatAAGGAACTCTCAGGAAGGAAAATGCATTCTGCCAGTGCAGAGCCACACTTTTGGGCAACTTCAAGTCTTGGAGAGTTTCCTGGAGTGTCATAGAAACTCTCTgtgccagaggcaggacttgaactcagggctaGGCTTCCTGGCCAACCATTCTATCTTACCCACTGCCTTTTGCCTGGGATTTCATGGTTAATAgagtttttttttggtttgtattttaaaagacaaCATAAGACAAAATGTATATAGACAAAATGATAGTTGCAGGATTTGAGGGCCTGGTAAATCAGAAAGTCTCCTTTgggcttgtttttcttctttctgtgtgtgtgtgtgtgtgtgtgtgtgtgtgtgtgtgtgtgtaggcatTGTTGTAGTATTTTCAGACAAAAAAAAGGATGGTcattaatgaatttaaaatgcataaaagagTTCAGAGGGAAGACCAGAAAACCCCAGAATAAGCAGAACACCACTAAAAGTTACATGTGAAATTTATGAAATGTTTAAAAGGAGACGCAAGCCATCTACAACCTACTTTGTATGTGAAAATGTTCCTTTGGTGTTTtaagtttagaataaaaataaattttaaaatgtaaatgcttCTTTGCTTGGTAAGGtactatgggtttttttttttttggttgttgctgATGCTAATGTCAAAATCCATTATTGAGGCCTAGACCTTATAGCAAGAAGAAAAGTTATGAGGGTGAATTGACTGAGAAAGAGTTGGGAATGGGGTAATCTTATTTTAGGATAATAACACTCAAAACATCAACTGGAGAAGaaatttcccttcctttctcttccctctattTTCATTCCTCCTTTAAACAGAAGTGAATTTGCAGTAGGAAGTTTCTTCAGCTATGGAACTATCTTTTAATGCCATTTTTGTTTATCTAGATTTCCATGAGGATAACTTTCAAGGACCTAGATGGCCTCATTTTAGCTGCTTCCAAACCTGGAGCCAGTGCTTGCTCCCCCATCCTCTGTGCCTGGGTGGTAGTGGTGCCTAAGAGCCATGAAGGTTGTCCCCGAGAAGAATGCTGTCCGGATACTCTGGGGTCGAGAAAGAGGCACACGGGCCTTGGGGGCTCAGCGGCTTCTGCAGGAGCTGGTGGAGGATAAAACTCGGTGGATGAAGTGGGAAGGAAAGGCAAGAAACCTTTTGACATAGGGACTGGGAAAGCAGGGTTCCTGGATAGGCCCCTGCACTGGGTCAGGCAAGGGTGGAGACAGATGGAGCTTGGATTGTCGGAGGAGAAAGTTCAGGAGAAGCAACCATCCCAGGGCACTGCTTAAAGTGTGGACCTGATTGTAGTGCTATTTCCCTCAGTCTCTAGCTTGAGCATTGCTTTCTAATGGTTTGAGCCTCGGACAGTGAAGGCCAACGTGGCTTTGGAAGCAGGGTCATTAATGATTGTTTCTGGATGGGTCCAGGGAGAATGTCTTATCGCTGTCTTGTCTTGTTTTTCCTCCAGAAAGTTGAACTTCCTGACAGTCCACGTTCCACCTTCTTACTGGCCTTCAGCCCAGACAGGTACTCTGCTCCCTTCTACAGCCTTACCTTTCCTACCGTCAGTGGTGGGCCGGTACCCTGGGCTTTGCTCAGGCTCACCTGAATCCTGCCTTCCGGCCCCGTCCTTTTCCTAGTGGCAGCACGCAGGCCAGTCCCTTGGCAGTGCCACAGGGAGAGTTCCCTTGCCCTCTagcagagatggaaaggagaggCCACAAAGGGGCTATGGAGTGTCTTAGAAACAGTTCAGGGGGTGCCATTGATGGAGAGGAAGCGCAGTGCTTCTGGATGGATTTCAatgggtttcctcttctggaaaaaaccaaaacctttcATCTCCAAAAGTGGTCCTGGGGATAAGGGGGAACAGTCAGAAAGCATCTCAATTCAATGAGTAATaagtaagcacctactgtatactAGGCcatgctaagtcctggggatccaaagacagaaatgaaatgcTTATAGCAcccaaggtgtgtgtgtgtgtgtgtggggggggtagAGAATAACACTCAGAGGAGGAAAGACAAAACCTCAACAGACTAAATACCAGATGCTTAGAGGCTCTGGGGGTGTCCGAAAAGGCGTTAGAGATGGCATCCAAGCTGACAAGAGAAAGGAAGGCAGCTTGTAATGTTCTTAGCCCCTAGTagggctatagaaatgtgagttattgtgGAGAGCATCAAGAATGGCATTCGATCTCTATTGCAGGGCCCCCTCTCAAAGAGCCCTGCAGTCTAGTGAGGGCAGGACCTAGACTCTAAAGGGGATTCCAGAGGGAAGGCTTCTTGTCTTTGGATGAACCTTTCAAGGAGTCAGGCTCTCTGGGAGGCcaagataaggagggagagagttccaggaATGAGGACACACTTTGAAGTTGGGAAATGAAGGATCACATTTGagaaacagccaggaggccagtgttgtTGGATGGCAGAGAACATGGAGGGGAGGGCAGTGTCAGGAGCCTGGGCAGGAAGTAGGGGCCAGGCGATGGAGTTTCTGTTTGATCTGAGAGGTCATGGGGGCCCCTGGAGTTTATCGAATACAAAAGTGATGTGGTCCAATCTGCTTTGGAAAGGCCTGGGCCTGCTGACATTCCATGTCCAGGACACTGATGAGGAAGCGAGGTACTGGGAGCCCCAGGCGTACTCTATTCTGCAGGATGGGTGCTCATCCCAAAAAGTCTTTCACTGCATCCTCCCCTGCCTGGCTCCTCATTCCTTCTCTCTTGTAGGACTCTCATGGCCTCCACCCATGTGAACCACAACATCTACATTACGGAGGTGAAGACTGGCAAATGTGTTCATTCTCTGGTTGGGCATCGACGTACGCCATGGTGTGTGACTTTTCACCCCACCATCCCAGGCCTCATTGCTTCTGGCTGCCTCGATGGGGAGGTTAGAATTTGGGATTTACATGTGAGTACTTCCTTTGGCTGCTCTGACCTTGGGAAAGCCAATTGCTAGATACCTCTACCAAACCTCTTTACTTCTAGACActaggttttctttttaaaaagttgataaattgtttttcttttttttttaaacccttaccttctgtcttagaattgatactaagtaccatttctatggcagaagagtgtgAAGGGCTAcgcagtggggggttaagtgacttgcccagggtcacacagctaggaagtgtctgaggtcaaattggaacccaggacctcccatctctaagcttggctctctatccactgagtcacctaactgccctgatAAATTGTTTTTCAATATAGCAGGCAAACATAGACAAACAAGTGATAATAAGAACACAGGTGCCCTTAGAATTTTAGCAAGACTCCCAAAAAGTGACAGTCGGCAGCACATGCCATCCTTAAAAGGGAAGAGACCCTCTGCTAGAACTTTAAGCAGGCAGGATTGGCATTATCCATGGTGTTTAACCTAAATTTTGTGTCTACTTAATATTGTCTTCCTTTCTGTGGTGGTAGTCAGggtatttgttgttattgtaaGTCTTCTTTCTACACTTGGCATTACTTCAGGGAAGTCTTCCGATTCTTCCCATTGGTCATTCCTTGATGACTGGGTGAGAGTTTTGTTTTCCAGGCTTTGGCTTTTACAGATGGTGCCCATTCTGAGCATTTTGATACAGAcatcctttcttccccttaataATCTCTTTTGACTATAAATCTAGGAGTGGGATTAATGGTTCAGACATAGAAAGAGTTTTATAACTTCCTTTTATAACTTAAGATTTCTCTCTGAGAATAAGAGCAATTTCTTGGGTTTGTAGCAGCGAAACACCTCGTTGGTTTTGCTTTGACTTCACCACTGTGGGATTTTTCCGCCTTTCCCTGTCTTTGGAGCCCTGTTTAGTCTTACCTGATGCTTCAGGACGACTCCTGATTAATGAGATTGGCCAGTCATCAGGTCTGATCTATTACTTGATCTGTGGAGGGGAAGCCTGGCTCCTAAACCTTGTTTCTGCTAGCTGTGCTTTGGGTCAATCCTGGGCAGCCCTGAGTGTCTCCCAGGGTTCTGAGAGGCCTGTCCTTTGGCCTGGTTTGTGTGGAGGATTGTGCTGTCCTTGTCGCTGGTGACTGGTGCACCTCATACTCTGGCAGGCCAGGGCACAAGAGGTTTTACATTTTTATAGGCCTCAAGAGCAGGTGCCTCCCTGGAGAACTGGGTGTGGTCCTTGCCCATTCATTGTGGAAGACTCGGACATAAGCAGCCCAACAGGACTGACCACTGAAGGACTATCGCATGGTCAGGGCCTGTTGCTGCTGATCCATTTCATGGGTCCTGTTTAAAAAAGGCCCAGCATACAGGGAATAATATCAAATGGAACGCCTCTGAAACAGGTGTTTGTGTCTCTGCCTGCCATGAGCTGATCGTCTAACCTGATCATGATCCATAGGGTGGCAGTGAAAGCTGGTTCACAGATAGCAACAATGCCATTGCCTCCCTGGCTTTCCACCCCACGGCTCAGCTCCTGCTCATCGCCACAGCTCACGAGATCCACTTCTGGGACTGGAGCCGGCGGGAGCCTTTCGCGGTGGTGAAGACGGCCAGTGAGATGGAGAGGGTCCGGTGAGTGGCTTGGACTGTCGGAGGGGAGCCCCTGTGGCACAGGCCtggaatagaggaggaaattttgTGTCCGCACCCTTTCTACTTTTCCGGGTCTGGCTGATTGTGGTCAGTGCTCCCACTTCCAAAGGTGGTGCAGAAAGGCAGCTTTGCCGGGAAGATAGGATTTCTCTCCTGCGGGTCTCCCCACAGTGCCTTATCTCGGGTGCCTTTGGACCCTGGGGATATTCAGCAGACCCCCCAGCCGAGGAGGTTTGAGGGCAGAAGCAGTCTTTCAGGAGACATACAGTATGTTCAGACGTTTCATGGAgggaagaatttcttttttactttctgccTGTGCTTAGAGATCTTTGTAAGACAGGAATTTTAGAGAAGTTAAGCATGTAACTCTGCCACGTAGGGCACAGCTTTCTTCTTGCCCCAAACTTAACACACGAGGCCACCTTGAACCTGGATTCAGAGTAGAGAAATCTTGTCTCCTACAGTCTTGTGTTGCCGCTGGACCCAGACTCACTTCCTGGTCAAAGTCATTATGTTTGTGGCTGGGGCTGTTCAATGCCATCATGACTCACGCTTCCAGCAGGGGTAGCTGCAGGGTGGACGGATCCCCATCGATGGGAGTATAAGAGAGTTCTGCTGCCTCATGGCCAGACTGTGCACTCTGGGAAATGACTGTTAGCTTCTTCAGGGATATGGGAACTCCATTTCTGAGGAAAGTGGGGAGAGGGAACAAGAAGAGCTGAAGCTTTTTCTGCCTGTCCCAAGATTTGGAAGTCTAGCTAAATAAATTCCTGGGTATGTGGCCCCTGAGTTTTTCAGTGATATTTGATGTAGAGTATACTATAGTATTTCCCAAGTTTTGAATTAATACCgacttctctctttccctcatgcctcccttcccctctgtcaccccatctctctcccccctccttccctctttctctgtctcccttcctttctttctcttgcttcctccccctttcccctttctctgctCTGTGTCtgtcttcccccttccttcccattctgtctctgtttctgtctgttgTCTGGTTTCAGGTTGGTGAGGTTTGACCCCCTTGGACACTACTTGCTCACAGCAATCGTTAACCCCTCCAACCAACAGGTAACAATTCACGATTTCTCCCAAGCCTTTATGCCCGGCTCTCCATTGCTTCGGGCTGCTTCTTCTTTGCTACTGAATACTTCCTTGCTTTCAGACCAGCTCCGGGCAGTAGCAGGTTGTGTCTCTAAAGGGAGAGCTGTGGTTTCCCTGGGAGTTTGGGCCTGCCTCTCATTTAGAATggcagccccccctccccccccccattgccagCACAAGGCAGGGTTTGGGGGTGCCTCGCACTGCTGTGACTGCCTGTTAGCCTCGTTCCTCTTCCCTGTCAGCAAGGTGGAAGCACATACACTGAGCCGCTTTTCCTGCTCTGCTCCTTAAGGCTCAATTCTAGCCCAAAGGGTCTTGTTTGGTTCTGAGGGTCCTGAGCTCCCCACATCAGGGGCTCTGCTCTGTTTGGGGGGTTTTCTCCTGAGGGAATGGAGCTCCACTGAGTCCCGCTCCTGCCCCTGTCTCTCTGCTCCCCCCACATGGTCTGTTACAGAGTGACGATGAGCCAGAGATCCCCGTGGATGGGCCAGAGCTGTCCCACTTCCGCCAGCGCGCTCTTCTGCAGTCCCAGCCTGTGCGCCGGACGCCCCTTCTGCACAACTTCCTGCACATGCTGTCGTCCCGCTCCTCCGGCATCCAGGTGGGAGAGCACAGCACGGTCCGAGACTCTGCCACCCCTTCGCCCCCGCCTCCCCCTCCGCCTCCGCCCAGCACGGAGCGCACCAGGACTGCTTACGCCAGGCTCCGCGAGCGGGCCGGCTCCCCCCCAGCCGAGTGCTGCCAGCCCCTGGGGATGCCGTGCCTCTGCAGCCGCTGCTCCCGTGCgccacttccttcttccctcttcccacgCCCGGACGGCGCTCCCTCTACTTCTGCTGGGGCTACTACCGCTTCCCTTTCTTCCGTGCAGACCGAGCCCTACCAGGCCCTGGAGCAGGCCTCGCCAGCGCCGCAGGACCAGGGCCTCCTGAACCGCCCGTCTGCCTTCAGCACAGTGCAGAGCGGGACCGCGGGCAACACACTCCGGAACCTCAGTCTGGGGCCCACGCGGCGCTCTCTGGGTGGCCCGCTCTCCAGCCACCCTTCCAGGTACCACCAGAGCGGAAGGGAAATGGCCTCGGGGCTGGCGGGCTCTGACTGGACCCGAACGGTGCTAAGTATGGACTCGCGCTCCGAGGCCGAAGCTCTGCCCCCCCCCAGGACCAGTGCCTCTTCCGTGAGCTTACTGTCTGTGTTGAGGCAGCAGGAGGGCGGCTCGCAGGCGTCCGTGTACACCTCTGCCACCGAAGGCAGGGGCTTCTCGGTGTCCGGGCTGGCGGCCGAGGCAGACCCGGGGGGCTCGGGCCAGGGCGGCAGCTCAGGCAGCATCCGCAACGAGCTGCAGTGTGACCTGAGACGCTTCTTCCTGGAATATGACCGGCTCCAGGAGCTGGACCCCAGCCTGGGGGGAGACCCCACTCCGGCCCAGCAGGCCCAGGAGCTGCTCAACAATAACATCGAGCCCGAGAGGCCGGGCCCTTCCCACCAGCCCACACCGCACAGCAGCGAGAACAATTCCAACTTGTCTCGGGGCCACCTGAACCGCTGCCGTGCCTGCCACAACCTCCTGACCTTTAACAACGACACCCTGCGCTGGGAGAGAACCGCGCCTGCCTACTCGGCCGCCCCCGAGAGCACCTCCTCCTGGCCGGTGCCCAGCGCCTTTGAGGGCCTGCCGGCCGGAGGCAGCCC
This DNA window, taken from Monodelphis domestica isolate mMonDom1 chromosome 6, mMonDom1.pri, whole genome shotgun sequence, encodes the following:
- the AMBRA1 gene encoding activating molecule in BECN1-regulated autophagy protein 1 isoform X6, with amino-acid sequence MKVVPEKNAVRILWGRERGTRALGAQRLLQELVEDKTRWMKWEGKKVELPDSPRSTFLLAFSPDRTLMASTHVNHNIYITEVKTGKCVHSLVGHRRTPWCVTFHPTIPGLIASGCLDGEVRIWDLHGGSESWFTDSNNAIASLAFHPTAQLLLIATAHEIHFWDWSRREPFAVVKTASEMERVRLVRFDPLGHYLLTAIVNPSNQQSDDEPEIPVDGPELSHFRQRALLQSQPVRRTPLLHNFLHMLSSRSSGIQVGEHSTVRDSATPSPPPPPPPPPSTERTRTAYARLRERAGSPPAECCQPLGMPCLCSRCSRAPLPSSLFPRPDGAPSTSAGATTASLSSVQTEPYQALEQASPAPQDQGLLNRPSAFSTVQSGTAGNTLRNLSLGPTRRSLGGPLSSHPSRYHQSGREMASGLAGSDWTRTVLSMDSRSEAEALPPPRTSASSVSLLSVLRQQEGGSQASVYTSATEGRGFSVSGLAAEADPGGSGQGGSSGSIRNELQCDLRRFFLEYDRLQELDPSLGGDPTPAQQAQELLNNNIEPERPGPSHQPTPHSSENNSNLSRGHLNRCRACHNLLTFNNDTLRWERTAPAYSAAPESTSSWPVPSAFEGLPAGGSPLPPSEGADGGRVPGSSRLELSASTGAQDERTVGVAFNQETGHWERVYSQPAASRAGNVSQEALNQEMPEESSEEDSLRRRLLESSLISLSRYDGAGSREHPIYPDPARLSPAAYYAQRMIQYLSRRDSIRQRSMRYQQNRLRSSTSSSSSDNQGPSVEGNDLEFEDFEDNGDRSRHRAPRNARMSAPSLGRFVPRRFLLPEYLPYAGIFHERGQPGLATHSSVNRVLAGAVIGDGQSAVASNIANTTYRLQWWDFTKFDLPEISNASVNVLVQNCKVYNDASCDVSADGQLLAAFIPSSQRGFPDEGILAVYSLAPHNLGEMLYTKRFGPNAISVSLSPMGRYVMVGLASRRILLHPSTEHMVAQVFRLQQPHGGETSMRRVFNVLYPMPADQRRHVSINSARWLPEPGLGLAYGTNKGDLVICRPEKLRLRDIE